The Vicinamibacterales bacterium genome contains the following window.
CGCTTTCGAATCGGCCACACGTCCAAGGCGCTCACCTCGGCAGCCGTCGGCCTGCTCCTCGAGAAAGGGCGGCTGCACCTTGACGATCAGATCCAGAAGTACGTGCCGGCGTTCCCGATCAAACAATGGCCGGTCACGCTGCGGCAGTTGATGGGACACGTGGCGGGGATCAGGCATTACCGCGGTGAAGAAGATTCCGTTCCCACCGCGCACTGCGAGCGAGCCGTCGACGGATTGAAGAACTTCGCGGACGATCCGCTGCTGTTCGAGCCCGGCACGCAATACGGTTATTCGACGTACGGCTGGGTCCTCGTGAGCGCCGCCGTCGAGGCCGTGGCGAACCAGCCGCTCCCCGCGTTCATGGCGGCGCAGGTGTTCACCCCTTTGGGCATGACGGCGACGTCGTTCGACTCCGCGACGTCACCGATCCCGGACCGGGTGACCTTCTACCAGCGGAGATTCACCGGCGACGCCGGCGAGGGAGTAGTGCCGGCGGCGCGCGTCGACAACTCCTGCTTCGCCGGCGCCGGCGCCATCCTCTCGACCCCCTCCGATCTCGTGCGGTTCGGGACGGGGCTCAATCGCGGCAAGCTGCTGCGCGCGGATACCGTCAGGAAGCTCCAGACACCTCAGGTGCTGAACGCGGGTACGGAAACCGAATACGGTCTCGGCTGGATGGTGGAGGAAGTGACGCTGGCCGGCGAGCCCACCGTCATGGTGCACCACGCCAGCCGGAGCCTGAGAGGCGGCACCACGTCGTTCATGACATTTCCGGCCCGCGGCATCGTCGTCGCGGCGACGGCGAACATCGCCAACGCGATCACGAGGGATATCGCGTTGAACATCGCGCAGGCGTTTGCCGAACAGGGGACAACTGCGACTGCCAGGTGATCGGTGCAGTCATTCCGGCCGGATGTAGCCTTTGTTGGTCCGCTTCGAGACGGTGTTGAAGAAGAAGAACACCTTCTCCATGTTCTCGGCTCCGCGGCGGATCCAGAACTCATGGTCCTTGCCGGGGACCTCCAGATATATGTGCTGCGCCCCGGCGCCCTGCAGCAGCATGGCCGCGCGCCGCGATGCCGCCACGTTCACGATGGAATCCTTCTCGCCGTGCATCAGGAGCGTGGCAAAGCTGCGATAGCGCTCGGCGTTCGCCGCGTCGCCGATCCCGCCCGCACCTGAGATCGGGGCGATGCCGGCCCAGATCTCGGGATG
Protein-coding sequences here:
- a CDS encoding serine hydrolase domain-containing protein; its protein translation is QNLPGLSVAVGVGGEIVWAEGFGWADVEKRVPVTPGMRFRIGHTSKALTSAAVGLLLEKGRLHLDDQIQKYVPAFPIKQWPVTLRQLMGHVAGIRHYRGEEDSVPTAHCERAVDGLKNFADDPLLFEPGTQYGYSTYGWVLVSAAVEAVANQPLPAFMAAQVFTPLGMTATSFDSATSPIPDRVTFYQRRFTGDAGEGVVPAARVDNSCFAGAGAILSTPSDLVRFGTGLNRGKLLRADTVRKLQTPQVLNAGTETEYGLGWMVEEVTLAGEPTVMVHHASRSLRGGTTSFMTFPARGIVVAATANIANAITRDIALNIAQAFAEQGTTATAR